From Deinococcus ruber, a single genomic window includes:
- a CDS encoding glycosyltransferase family 4 protein, translated as MKPEPQTFLYTVTTPIAGLAFFSEQLRDLRQQGYDVHLAHPPQPSELVARTVARSGVTFHSLPMAREISPRQDVRALLGMYRIIRSVRPDIINYSTPKAGLLGGLASVVARVPLRVYFIHGLRSETAATGRLAHLQPLLRWIERLTCACAHEVVCVSASNRDEAIELGLVPAHKIRVLGAGSPAGIPVERYASPDPVAVEEARAALGLEAQAPVVGFVARLAAQKGIEDLLLAWPSVLAQMPSARLLLVGEVDTANPLSERAATALREVQGMVQVPFEADMSRLYPLMSVLTLPSRHEGLGMVVLEAAAAGIPTVVSDASGVRDANIPGVTGLQVRTGDVNGLARALVELLTDPALARTYGEQGHRWVSEHFAEEKVWQLWNDFYQQAWEKRRVIGLRSKKRATLLGGAALAAFALGLAGRLRRR; from the coding sequence GTGAAACCTGAGCCTCAGACCTTTCTGTACACCGTCACCACGCCGATTGCGGGGCTGGCGTTCTTTTCTGAGCAGTTGCGCGATCTGCGTCAGCAGGGCTACGACGTTCACCTGGCCCACCCACCGCAGCCATCCGAACTGGTGGCCCGCACGGTGGCCCGCAGCGGCGTCACCTTCCATTCGCTGCCGATGGCCCGCGAGATCTCGCCGCGTCAGGATGTGCGGGCGCTGCTGGGCATGTACCGCATCATCCGGTCGGTGCGGCCCGACATCATCAACTACTCGACGCCCAAGGCAGGCCTGCTGGGAGGACTGGCGAGTGTCGTTGCACGCGTCCCGCTGCGGGTGTACTTCATTCATGGGCTTCGCAGCGAAACTGCCGCCACCGGCAGGCTCGCGCATCTGCAACCGCTGCTGCGCTGGATCGAGCGCCTGACGTGTGCGTGTGCCCACGAGGTGGTGTGTGTCAGTGCGTCGAACCGCGACGAGGCCATAGAACTTGGACTGGTGCCCGCCCACAAGATTCGGGTGCTCGGCGCGGGCAGTCCGGCGGGCATTCCGGTGGAACGCTACGCCTCGCCCGATCCGGTCGCCGTGGAGGAGGCGCGTGCCGCACTGGGTCTGGAAGCTCAGGCACCGGTGGTGGGCTTTGTCGCCCGGCTGGCGGCCCAGAAGGGCATCGAGGATCTGCTGCTGGCATGGCCGAGCGTACTGGCCCAGATGCCATCGGCGCGGCTGTTGCTGGTGGGTGAGGTCGATACCGCCAATCCGCTGTCTGAGCGGGCAGCGACGGCGCTCCGGGAAGTGCAGGGAATGGTGCAGGTGCCGTTCGAAGCCGATATGTCACGCCTTTACCCGCTGATGAGCGTGTTGACCCTGCCGAGCCGTCACGAGGGGCTGGGCATGGTTGTCCTGGAAGCGGCGGCGGCGGGTATTCCCACGGTGGTGTCCGATGCGTCGGGTGTGCGGGACGCCAACATTCCCGGCGTCACCGGTCTTCAGGTCAGGACCGGCGACGTGAATGGCCTGGCCCGCGCCCTGGTCGAGCTGCTGACCGATCCTGCTCTGGCCCGAACCTACGGCGAACAGGGCCACCGCTGGGTCAGCGAACATTTCGCCGAAGAAAAGGTCTGGCAACTCTGGAACGATTTCTATCAGCAGGCCTGGGAAAAGCGCCGGGTGATCGGGCTGCGTTCGAAGAAGCGGGCGACCCTGCTGGGCGGCGCGGCGCTGGCAGCCTTCGCGCTGGGTCTGGCAGGAAGGCTGCGTCGGCGCTGA
- a CDS encoding glycosyltransferase has protein sequence MRVSIVLEQRFLHTAGGETYNDGHATYPVWARYLAVFEEVQVVGRSALVEVVPPGYQRVDGPGVRVRHIPSYHGPRELLRRLPAVWWALGHTFEPGEAVILRVSGILANLSAPLLRLRRQPFAVEVINDPYLGFGGESPKSAAQRVLRWAFTAQARAQCRWAVAAQYVTHAALQRRYPTRPTAPRFGVSDVYLPPEAFAAPRAYSTPALRAVLVGSLDQPHKAVDVVLRALAALRAEGLQLHFTMVGDGLLRPEIEALARDLGVWEHCAFVGQRSTPAQVRGDLARADLFLMPSRTEGLPRALIEAMAQGLPAIASDVGGIPELLPTDVLVEPGSVESLTRVWRAVALDPARLSAASDRNFRVASTYADEVLDSRRRAFLRTVRRETTCLQK, from the coding sequence ATGCGGGTCAGTATTGTTCTGGAACAACGTTTTCTTCATACGGCGGGTGGGGAAACCTACAACGACGGTCACGCCACGTATCCGGTGTGGGCTCGCTACCTCGCGGTCTTCGAGGAGGTGCAGGTGGTCGGACGCTCGGCGCTGGTCGAGGTCGTTCCGCCCGGCTATCAGCGGGTCGACGGGCCGGGAGTCCGCGTTCGCCACATTCCCAGCTATCACGGACCGCGCGAGTTGCTGCGCCGCCTTCCCGCCGTGTGGTGGGCGCTGGGCCACACGTTCGAGCCTGGGGAGGCGGTGATCTTGCGCGTCTCCGGCATTCTCGCGAATCTGAGCGCCCCGCTGCTCCGGCTGCGTCGCCAGCCCTTCGCCGTCGAAGTCATCAACGATCCGTACCTGGGCTTCGGCGGTGAGTCTCCGAAGAGTGCCGCGCAGCGGGTCCTGCGCTGGGCCTTCACGGCTCAGGCACGCGCTCAGTGCCGCTGGGCCGTGGCCGCGCAGTATGTCACGCACGCGGCGTTGCAGCGCCGTTATCCCACCAGGCCAACCGCGCCCCGCTTTGGCGTGTCGGACGTGTATCTGCCGCCCGAGGCATTCGCCGCGCCGCGTGCCTACTCCACTCCGGCGCTGCGGGCGGTGCTGGTCGGCTCGCTCGATCAGCCGCACAAGGCCGTTGACGTGGTGCTGCGGGCACTCGCTGCCCTGCGGGCCGAGGGACTACAGCTGCACTTCACGATGGTCGGAGACGGACTGCTGCGCCCCGAGATCGAGGCGCTGGCCCGCGACCTCGGCGTCTGGGAGCACTGTGCCTTCGTCGGCCAGCGCAGCACGCCCGCACAGGTGCGCGGCGATCTGGCACGCGCCGATCTGTTCCTGATGCCGTCGCGCACCGAGGGCCTGCCACGGGCGCTGATCGAGGCGATGGCCCAGGGTCTGCCCGCCATCGCTTCGGATGTGGGCGGCATTCCCGAACTGTTGCCGACCGATGTGCTGGTGGAACCGGGAAGCGTGGAGAGCCTGACACGCGTGTGGCGTGCCGTGGCGCTCGATCCGGCCCGGCTGAGTGCCGCCAGCGACAGAAATTTCCGGGTCGCCTCGACGTATGCCGACGAGGTGCTCGACAGTCGCCGCCGCGCTTTTCTGCGAACCGTTCGCCGGGAGACCACATGTCTACAAAAATGA